TTTGCTTCTCGCTATAATTAAGGGTTGCCAACCGTTGGTGAGGAAGATCATGGATTCACACATGACACTACGAGATCGCATGAGGTCGCACCGGTTCTTATCTACCGTTCTTGTGGTTGCGACATTATTCGTCGGCATTCTTATTGGTACGGTCATTCAGCGTGGTGTAAAGGGCGCAACCAAGACTGTGAACAGCTCCGACGCCACCCAGTTGAAAGTTCCCGCGCCGCAACAACTCTCAAGCGCGTTCAGCCAAGTCGCCAAACAGCTGGAGCCGAGCGTCGTTAACGTCAATACGGAATCGACGCCAAAAGCGGTAAGCCCGAGAGGTCGCCGCCGCGGAACGCCTCCCGACCAGGACGATCAAGACCCATTTCAGGACTTCTTCGATCGCTTCTTCGGAGGCCAGGGCGCGAGCCCATTTGGCGGTCAGGGCGGAGCGGGAGCGACTGAGCACTCCCTTGGCTCCGGCGTGATTGTCGATCCAAAGGGATACATCATCACCAACCAGCACGTGGTGGATAAAGCCGATCGCATTCGCGTGAAGCTCGACGGCGATCCCCCGGGAGTCCAGCATGACGCGAAAGTCGTAGGCACCGATGCCGAAACCGATTTGGCAGTCATAAAGATTGACGTTGATCATCCGCTTACCGCGGCGAAGCTCGGCAACTCGGATTCTATGAACGTGGGCGACTGGGTTTTGGCCATCGGCAGCCCATTTGCGCTGGAGGAAACTGTCACCGCCGGCATCGTCTCCTCTAAAGGACGCGACATCGACAGCCGCCGCCAGTTTCAGCACTTTATTCAGACCGACGCAGCCATCAATCCCGGCAACTCCGGCGGGCCGCTGGTCAACATGAATTCTGAAGTCATCGGCATCAACACCGCCATCTTTACCGAGTCCGGCGGGTACCAGGGCGTCGGCTTTGCTCTGCCCTCGAATATCGTCGTCGATGTTTACAACCAGCTCATCGGGTCGGAACACAAAGTAGTCCGCGGCTCGATCGGCGTCGCCTTCAACGCACAGCCGAGCCCGGCCATTGCCCGTATGTACGGAGCCGGAGTGGTTGTTTCCAGTGTCACACCGGGTGGTCCAGCAGACCAGGCCGGCATCAAGATCGGTGACACCATCACCTCCGTCAACGGCAAGCATGTAAAGACCGGAGATGAACTCGTAGCCGACATCACCGCCGAAAAGCCGGGAACAAAGGTAAAGATCGGCTATGAACGCGGCGGAAAGGCCTCGGAAGCCACGGTGACCGTCGCCGATCGCGCCAAGCTCTACGGCAATACCGCCACGAATGAGGAAGAGCAAGGGGGCGAGGAAGAGCCAGCCTCCGGAAAGATGGGCATTTCCGTCCGAGCGATCACGCCAGATATGGCCGATCGCCTGGGAATTCCGGCAAATAAAGGTGTAATCGTCAGTGATGTGAAGCCCGGATCCTTCGCCGAGGACATCGGCCTCAGCCGCGGCGATGTGATCCTCGAGGTCAACAAGCAGCCGGTAAACAGCGAGGACGACTTCCGCCGCATCACCGGCCAGCTCAAGACTGGCCAGGATGTAGTCTTCCTGGTCCGCCAAGGACGAGGACGGAACGCCAGCACGATCTTCCTCGCCGGCACGCTTCCGTAAACGTAAGTAGTTGTAGATAAACAACCTGACGGCAGGATATCGGTCATATCCTGCCGTCGCACTTTGGCGCGGAGCTGCAGAAAATCCTGAGACTCGGAGCAGAACTGGTTACTAATGGTGCATCTCACCTCCCCAAAGGTGAGGTGTACTACCGGGTTTTTCGAGGGCAATATTTTCGGGTGCAAAAGCCCTCCCGGTCAGGTAAGCTGCTTCTCACCCTTAAGAACTTCCCCAAATTGGGTCCGGGGATATCCCCGGCTTCAAAATGGAGGCTTATGCGGTCGAACTCTCTGGCAAAGTTTGGAATTACATTTCTGATCATCGGCCTCTTGGGCTTGCCGGCAGTCGCAGTCAGCCCGAAGTCCAGCGGCAAAAAGACCAGTTCACATCGCTCCTCTCGGATAGGACACCATCTGCGCAGGAGCAGTTGGAAGCGCCACGGGCAGCAGAAAATTTCCAGCGACCGTGCACGCGAGATCCAGGAAGCACTGATCCGCGAGCACTACCTTGACGGCCAGCCAACCGGCGTTTGGGATAGCAGAACCCAGGCGGCAATGCGCAAGTTCCAGGCCGACCAAGGCTGGCAGAATAAAGTCGTCCCCGATTCACGCGCGCTGATCAAACTTGGACTCGGGCCGAGCCACGAAAACGACCTGAATCCCGATTTGATGGGCGACGGCGGCTTCACTCCGATTGCCGCTCCGCTTGTTGACAGCCACAACGACATTCCGCGCCAGTAGCTCCACACACTCTTAGCTGCGCAAGATCAGAAGCCGCGACCTGCACACCGCCGGTCGCGGTTTTGTTTTGAACGCGAATCCCAGAGGTTCGACGCCCGCTCCCATTTACACTGATTGTTCTACTCACCTCAGGAGCGCCTTTCCCAATTGGCCACCATCCTCGACGGTAACCGGATCGCGTCTGACATCAAAGGCGAAGTTGCCATCGATATCAGACAACTCGCGAGACAGGGGATTCGAGCCGGCCTGGCCGCTGTGCTCGCCGGCAATAATCCTGCTTCCGAAGTGTACGTCCGCAGCAAGGTGCGCGCGTGCGAGGAGTTGGGCATCTACAGCGAGAAGATCACGCCATCCGATTGCGTTACTACCGAGGAGATGCTCACGATCATCGCGACGCTCAACCAGCGTGAGGATATCGATGGCATCCTGGTGCAGCTTCCCCTGCCACCGCAGGTCGACGCCAAGCGCGTCTTGCTCGATGTGCTTCCAGAGAAAGATGTTGACGGCTTTCATCCAGTGAACGTCGGCAACCTTTCCACGCAGCGGCCGGGACTGACGCCTTGCACCCCTTCGGGCATCATAGAAATTCTGAAGCGTAGCGAAATTGAGATTGCCGGCCATTCCGCAGTCGTGTTGGGTCGGAGCGATATTGTTGGCAAGCCTGTCGCAATGATGCTGCTGAATCAGAATGCAACCGTCACGGTTTGTCATAGCCGCACCGTCGATTTGCCGGCGTATACCCGAACGGCAGACATTCTGGTGGCCGCCATCGGCAAAGCGGCGCTGGTCACGCCGGAAATGGTCAAGCCCGGCGCTACCGTGATTGACGTTGGCATTAATCGGTTGATGGACAAGAAGAGAATTGAGCAATTCTTTCCTAACGACCCAAAGCGGCTCGAGCAATTTGCCGCAAAAGGCTCGACGCTTGTCGGAGACGTACATCCGCGAGTTGCAGAAGTGGCCGGCGCCATTACGCCCGTGCCTGGAGGCGTGGGTCCGCTGACGATCGCCATGTTGATGTCGAATACAGTGAAAGCGGCAAGGATGCGACGGGGCCTGGTATGAGCCTGCGCGTCGGTCTAACCGGAGGACTCGCAAGCGGAAAAACAGTAGTAGCTCAGATGTTCGCTTCGCGCGGCGCTTATGTGATGTACGCCGATAAGCTCGCGCACGAACTGATGCAACCGGGTCAGCCCGTATACGAGCAAGTCGTGGACCAGTTCGGCGACTCGATCCTCAACTCTGATGCAACAATCAACCGTTCCGTACTGGCTGCGTTAGCCTTCGAGGGGGAGCGCGTAAAAGAGTTGAATGCGCTCGTCCATCCC
This is a stretch of genomic DNA from Terriglobales bacterium. It encodes these proteins:
- a CDS encoding Do family serine endopeptidase yields the protein MRSHRFLSTVLVVATLFVGILIGTVIQRGVKGATKTVNSSDATQLKVPAPQQLSSAFSQVAKQLEPSVVNVNTESTPKAVSPRGRRRGTPPDQDDQDPFQDFFDRFFGGQGASPFGGQGGAGATEHSLGSGVIVDPKGYIITNQHVVDKADRIRVKLDGDPPGVQHDAKVVGTDAETDLAVIKIDVDHPLTAAKLGNSDSMNVGDWVLAIGSPFALEETVTAGIVSSKGRDIDSRRQFQHFIQTDAAINPGNSGGPLVNMNSEVIGINTAIFTESGGYQGVGFALPSNIVVDVYNQLIGSEHKVVRGSIGVAFNAQPSPAIARMYGAGVVVSSVTPGGPADQAGIKIGDTITSVNGKHVKTGDELVADITAEKPGTKVKIGYERGGKASEATVTVADRAKLYGNTATNEEEQGGEEEPASGKMGISVRAITPDMADRLGIPANKGVIVSDVKPGSFAEDIGLSRGDVILEVNKQPVNSEDDFRRITGQLKTGQDVVFLVRQGRGRNASTIFLAGTLP
- a CDS encoding bifunctional 5,10-methylenetetrahydrofolate dehydrogenase/5,10-methenyltetrahydrofolate cyclohydrolase, whose translation is MFYSPQERLSQLATILDGNRIASDIKGEVAIDIRQLARQGIRAGLAAVLAGNNPASEVYVRSKVRACEELGIYSEKITPSDCVTTEEMLTIIATLNQREDIDGILVQLPLPPQVDAKRVLLDVLPEKDVDGFHPVNVGNLSTQRPGLTPCTPSGIIEILKRSEIEIAGHSAVVLGRSDIVGKPVAMMLLNQNATVTVCHSRTVDLPAYTRTADILVAAIGKAALVTPEMVKPGATVIDVGINRLMDKKRIEQFFPNDPKRLEQFAAKGSTLVGDVHPRVAEVAGAITPVPGGVGPLTIAMLMSNTVKAARMRRGLV
- a CDS encoding peptidoglycan-binding domain-containing protein, which translates into the protein MRSNSLAKFGITFLIIGLLGLPAVAVSPKSSGKKTSSHRSSRIGHHLRRSSWKRHGQQKISSDRAREIQEALIREHYLDGQPTGVWDSRTQAAMRKFQADQGWQNKVVPDSRALIKLGLGPSHENDLNPDLMGDGGFTPIAAPLVDSHNDIPRQ